A stretch of Microcoleus sp. FACHB-68 DNA encodes these proteins:
- a CDS encoding NAD(P)H-quinone oxidoreductase subunit M has product MLLKSTTRHIHIFTADVENNELVPNDQVLTIDVDPDNELLWNQDTLQQVYRKFDELVESYSGQDLTEYNLRRIGSDLEHFVRSLLQSGQISYNLNSRALNYSMGLPQVVAQDS; this is encoded by the coding sequence ATGTTGCTAAAATCTACCACTCGCCATATCCACATATTCACCGCCGACGTTGAAAACAACGAACTCGTTCCTAACGACCAGGTATTAACCATCGATGTCGATCCAGACAACGAATTGCTCTGGAACCAAGACACCTTGCAGCAGGTCTACCGCAAGTTTGATGAGCTGGTTGAATCCTATAGCGGGCAAGACCTAACAGAATATAACCTCCGCCGGATTGGTTCCGATTTAGAACATTTTGTGCGCTCGCTCCTTCAAAGTGGCCAAATCAGTTACAACTTGAACAGCCGCGCCCTCAACTACAGCATGGGACTTCCTCAAGTGGTTGCCCAAGATAGTTAG